The genomic region TTGTAATAGATTTTGTTTCAAGCTAAGACATGTATAAGTATGCATCTCTAAATGCATTGTAAATCAGCCCTCAAGTCTTAAAGGTTTAGAAGCTTGCAAATTGTAGAGAGACCATTTTAATCTATATTTGTTTAGCTGTATGCCTTGTTTTATGAATTGAATTGTATTAATTATATACCAAGATTTCCTATTGACTccaattcttttcttttttaatcCACCATATGTAAATTCATTGTTTAACTACATAATTTTATGATCCTTGATAGATTTTCAAACCCCAACCTATATCACATATTATATACAATATATAAACTCATACAAAACATAACACAAGACAAAAATGACACCATTGTACAACTACACCACTACTAACCCTAAAACCCATTTAAGGAAAGCATGTACAATCTATTTTAATTTctagaatggttagaagaatttgttTTTGTTAAATAAAGTTGTCTTAAAGGctaaactttttatcaaaagaaCTTAAGAATtacattttatatttaatatatgtatGCTTTAGTGGTTCCATGGACTTCATATAAATGTTCTTTCAAACTCTTTGACAAATAGCTATCTAAAAATCTATCTACTGTCAAATTGAATTTTTGAAAacagagaaaaaaaaaatagacaatTGACTTAAAAACAGCCCATAAAAATACCCtgctttcttttgcttcaactCATGTCTTGAATCTTTTTTTACAGCCATTTGTAGACATTAACTCTTTCGCCCGCCTTGCAAAATGCAGACCGTTAATAAAATTAAGTACTGACATCTTTTATTGCAAACAATTCCACCTTCCAGTTTCATAGaataagaactaaaaataaaagtaCAGTGTGTTCTTAATTTTCCACACCAATAGTTGAGGTACACATTCAACAATATTCTCAGATTCTGTTACATAAACAGCCAACATACAAGCCAATGTCTGACTAGAGGTGAAAATGTCTTTGTAGAATTAGACaaatggtgcttagtgatcagGATATCTCCTCATCTTTACAAGTAATATTTTCTACCTTTTTGTAGATAAAGCAACTCGCAAAAGAGGCATAGATGCATAAGAATAGTGCACTCAGTGCAGCCAGAAGCCAGTAGAAATAGTCTAAGTGAGCTTTGTTTAGATTGTCTGCAAACCAGTTTTGTCCCCCACCTCTGCTACTAAGTTCCTCAACAATAGAAATAATCATACCACTCAAAAAACTACCAATTCCAAAGACACTCAAATACAAAGCAATTCCCAAGCTTCTCATTGTGTCAGGCATCTGATCATAAAAATACTCTTGCAAACCTATCATTGTGAACACATCTGAAACACCAAATAGGATGTATTGTGGAAGCAGCCAAAAAATGCTGAGAGGAATTGTTGCATGGGGCTTATCTATCAAACCATATTCCTTTGCTGCTTGGAGCCTTTTCATTTCTATCATTGCTGCAACAATCATGGAAAGAACAGAAGAAAACATACCAACACCTATCCTTTGCAGCAGTGTTATCCCACGCTCATTTCCAGTTATGCTTCTGGCAAGTGGAACAAATATTCGATCATAAACAGGCACCAGCACAATAATGGACAAGCTGATAAAGCTTTGCAAGGTTGCTGCAGGGACTTCAAAGTCTCCAATGATCTTTCTATCCATCGTGCTGCCTTGTTTTGTGAAAAATGTTGGAGATTGTGCAAAAACAACCCCATACATCAAACAGGCTACCCAAATAGGAAGCAACCTTAGAACAAGTTTAACCTCTTCAACCTGTGTGATTGTGCATAGCCTCCAATTAATATCTGTCTTGGACTCAAGGTCTAATGGAGCTGCAACTGTTGCTTTGTCAAGAAATCTGCAAAACAACAGTGACTATGTGAACATTCTCCCCAAGTTTGTCAAATACATTTTAAAAAGCAACATGTTTATACCTAAAACTAAAAATATGGCAATTTGTGCACTCTTCAGGTCATGGAGAGCAGTATAATTAGATGCATATAAACAGGTAAAATGGATTACCTAAATTGATTTGTAGGCAGAAGCTTTGTTGTTGTTTCACTTGTGAAAGGTTCTTGAATAATACTTTCTCTCTGTTCTTCTTGAGAAGGAACAGGGAGATTCCACTTATGAATTGCAGCGACAAAAACTTGGATAATTCGAGTCATTGGGCTAGTAGAAGGAAATTTATGTCGGTACATTTTTGTGCCACATATGAAGACAGAGAGTGCTATTGCCATGGTCATAGTTGGGATGCCAAACCCTAGACCCCATCCAACATTTTCTTGAATGtacatgataatattgataaataAAATTAACCCACTGGTTAAACCAAAATACCACCAATTGAAGAATGAGCTCTTATGCCTCCTTTCGGTTGGGTCTTCTTGATCGAATTGGTCTGCACCAAATGCTTGTAAACAAGGTTTGTGACCTCCTTGACCCAATGCCACCAAgtatagagaaaagaagaaaaaaccCAGCTGGAAAGATGAAGGCTTGGGACAGAAATATGATGTGTCAACACATGTGGGTGGGCTAAATATTGTTAGAGATGCTGAAAGTGTTAAACAAATCAACCCCTGCAACCAGACAACATCCTAGTTAGTAATGCTTATTATTTATACTATGAATTTTTGTCAACTCAAACAAAAATTGAGCCGAGTTAAAATAGTTTGTACTTGACAAAAACCCAAATCAGACACTTCAGTAAGTTACTCATTTTCCTTGTCATTTATTCATGTGCTCGCCTGCAGACTGGCAACAACCTTGCTACAGTGTAAATACATTGAAGAATAATTTGTGAtctctggatttgattgtgtgggaGTTGATGTAAAAACTCTCACATAATCGAATCTAGAAATCGCAAATTATCAACATaatagattgtggaaatctgatatcatACACAAACCAGAACTAAAAATTAGCCCAAATTAATATAATTTGCACTTGCAGATACAGGTCCTTATCAAAAATACCAAACTAGGCAGGTTGACAAGATACCCAATTTACTTGTTATTTCTCCAATCACTTTTCTTTCTAAAGTATGGACCAGAGAAAAACAGAATTGCTAAACTCAGTATTGCTCAAAGTTTCATCATGGTCACAATCACTGATTGTTGTTTTTTTTAATGTCATAAACAACATAATTCCCGCTATGTGAGATCATCTATTAAATTAGAAACAATCCTTATGGTGGTGTTGGTATGTCAGTTTGTTTACATAAAAAGAGCTAAGTACGCACTTTATTGTTTATTTACAATAGACATTGCTATGGTGTTAAAGACACTGAAACATCCAATTTTCTTCTTAGATGTCACTAAATAGAATCAGAGATGAAAATTCTCAGTACAGCTCAAGATTTCTAGATGGACACAATTTATGATAATAGTTTTATTAAACTTCATTAACAACCCAATTCACACTTGGTGAGATGATTTATTTGGTGAGGAAGAATCCTAGTGATTGATTGCCGATTTTATATTGCAGAATCCTAAGATTCACCAGATTGGAATATGTTGACAAGAATTCCAAGGTTCATTAGAATGAAATTCCAAATTGCAGCGGATGCAATATATCAGTAAGAAAAACACAAAATTTACAAACGAATACAATCCTCTAAAACAGCAGCTCTTATTGTGAACTTGTTTTTTCTTTTTAAGCATCAGTGAAAAAATTCAGAGTTGATAATATTCATTATTGCTCAGGATTTCTGCAAGGCCAGAATCAATAATTGCAGTTTATTGAATCTCATAAACAACCCACCAATTCAAATCATGTGAGATGACCTGTCGCTGGAAATTAAGGTTTACATATTCTAATAAAGTAACTGAgtgttaatttaataaataattagttTGTACAGAAATGCAATGTCTTATAAACATTTGCACAATACATTGTAAAACCCCAAAACATTAGTATTATGATTATATTTTTGGTGTTTTCTGTAGTCGGAAACAATAGTTTAATTTTGAACACTTATACAGAAGAATTAAACCTAGTGATGATTGTATTTGTTGATAGACACAGAAAGGAACACACCCAGCTAACTATTTGTTCACAGAGACTGGTGCTCTAGAGACACTGAAACATCCCTTTTTCCTTCTTATCGAAGAAGAAAACAGAGAGTTGATAGTTCTACTTATTCCACTGGATTTCTGCATGGTCACAATCACAGCGTATACTTTTATTAAACCTCATAAACATCTCATTTCAAACGAATTGAGATGATAGGTTCAGCAAGAAGAACTCTAATGATTTATTCTCAATCATGTAGAGCAGAAGCACAAAGTTCAATAGAATGAAATATATTGGCCAGAATCCCCATGATTAACATGCGATTGGAAAGAAAGATATATTTCTAGGTGGGCGCAAACCAAATGCAAAATTTACAAATGAGTAGAGCAAAAAAGGGATCTGGGTATCAAAAGAACATACATACCAGCAGGTACACAAGAGAAGACACAAAAATTGTCCAGTAACGACCCAGATAGGAATCTGCAACAAAAGCTCCAAGGAGGGGAAGCATGGATGCAACCCCTGACCAGACATTGACATTTTTTGCAGCAGTAGCAGTGGTCTCTTGCATGACACTTGTGAGATAGGTGATCAAGTTGGCCGAAATGCCATAGTAGGCCAATCTCTCTGCAATTTCAACACCAATGATGAGAAGGGCTGCTGCCCATCCTCCGGTGAGAAGCCTGCTGACAGGCCTTCCTTTAAGGTCGGTTGATCCATCCTGAACTATATCACTACCAAGAAGTGGCTGTTCACAGGATGGGGAGGAAATGTTTTCCATGGCAGTTGAGTAATAATTTCCTTCGTTTATGGATCTATATATGGGTCTATGTAGAAGATCTATCAGATGGGTAATTGATTTGCATTTCTTTCTTCAGGCAGCAGTGAAAATCTCCTAAACTGTATTGAAACGTATAAAAACATGCTGCAGGGCAACAGCAGATCGGCCCATATTGGGACGTGAAGCCCTTATGTAAATCCTTCACATTAGCCTTGGGGAAAAACATATTTAAAACGTTTGGGGTTTGATCTAGTATCGATTAAATAATTTGACTCATCATGTGGCCTGTAATATTAATCAGGACCATAAGTGTCCGATAGTGGCACTACTGTGTGGTGAAAATGCAGAAGATGACAAAGGTCTTACAAGATTTGTTTGATGGTGCGAGAGACTTTGGATAAATGATACAGTGAAGGATTGCTGGCGGTACCCCAAATTTGGCCCAGTTTTCCCCGTATTTGAGATTTTTGGACTCGAAGGACTAGAGAATTTGACAAAAGTGGCACAAAATTCCTGTTAAAATTAGGTTGGGAATTTCAACCATAAGGGAATGATTTCTCCATTTTTGCAGGAGAGGGATTAATTTCTTGATGATAAATTTAGCGATAAAGAGGCGGCTGTAAAATATCATTCTCGAAAGCCTcgtcattttattattattattaaaaaaattattaaagcgAATGGGAGATGACAAGAAAACAGCGTTTGATGCACATGTTTGACCACATTTActaatgaattgaatgtacattTGACTGTATTATTAATTGAATGTAGATTTGATTGTATTTCTTAATTAAAAATAagaatgtatttttaatttttatgaacaTCTTGTGTGAGTAGACATAGTTAGAAGAAAGATCCAAAACTTCATAATTCTGAAGTGTCATATAGCCTATAAGATTTACATTTGATGTGAATTTTCCTCCATGAATGATTATAATTAAAGTCTCTCCCCTAGAAGGAATCTAGACTAAAGGTAGGTGACAAAGTTGCCTCATTCGAaaggaattatttttctttatatgtTCACTTATTCTTTTGCTTGGTGTTTTTGGCAAGTGGATGGACAGATGAGATGGGGTGAGAGGATTTATATCAAATCTAAGAATTGTTTATTTATTATATGGGAGTACAAGTTTTAGGTTAAAATCTGTTTTTCTCAAAGATTAAGATTGAGAGGTATTCATTCATCCAAGTCACTTAAGACACAATCTTGCTCTTATTTCTTATGGTGTTCAGGTATTGCACTTAAGAAGACTTAATCTATGGCGAACTCATTTAGAACCACAACTTCTCTAATAGACCAAGGGCTCATGACTTTTTCTATCCTTTTACTACGTGGAAAATAATAAACTATTTTATAACAATTTGTATCATCAAATTTAATAGATTTTAGACTTTGTTTTGATTTATGTTAAATAGTTGGATATTTTGTAGGTTTGTTTTCAATAGTGTTCAAGACTTGAGCTTAGTTGATTTAGTGTTTGAGGGATAATGGGAACAAGGTCAGTGTAGAGCTATTTGGAAGTTGAATGGTCATCTACTATTGATGCTTCCTGGAGCTTATGCAATCACAAAAATGTTCTCAAATTGCTGctctttgtcattcatggaaaAATTTGGCCTCTTGGTTTCTCTTTTTTcaaatttgtattattttttatgATATTATGTTCTATTCTTGTTTGCTTTCGTTCGATTGTTTGGATTCCTATGTTTTGTGCTTTTTACATGCTCTCATTTTAGTGTTTCATgacttgaaatttgaatttgaatgaatccTTGCCCTTTTCCTGCCACCCCTAGGTGATTGACTAATTTGTTGAAGCAACTCCAACTTGGTTTTTATTGTGCCTTTTAGGATTGTTCGTATGTATGCacattaattgttttaattaactCCTTACCATTAGCTTGTACCTCTCTCAGGCTAGTTGGTAGATGGGCGAGGAAGACACTAATATTGATGTGGGAAATGATAAAAATAATTTTGTGAAATCAACACCAAAAGTGAATGTTGCTCCAATTGATTGTGAGGTTTTGCAGACATCCTCCTACAAGGATATGCTGAACTCAAACTCAGTCGATGAGGTGTTCCTTGCTTCTACTATCTTCATCAAGAATAGTGGGGGAATTATTGGGGTTTGGGATAACACAAGTGGGAACGAGAGGCATCATTGGTGGAGGAGAGAAAGAACCAAGTGAAGATGGTAAGATGCCTTCTCCCCCCAAAGtcctctatttcacctattatggCTATGGTTTAGACTCTTTAAATAGAGGGAAGTAGACGTTAAAAAAATGTCATATTCTTTGTATATTTGGATACCAATCTACTACCTTCAAGAAAGTTTTTTGATGACTGGATTGCTAGTGTGTGGGCCAAATAAACGGGAATTCTTGTTTCATTTGGTAGAATGTTACATAAAGGTCTATTTGTAGTCTTTTTCAAAAATATTGGGATGCAAGATATAGTGGTTAAAAAGGAATTCTAAAACCTTGGGCAATTAATGTTTAGGGCTCTGCCATGGTCTTTGGAAGAAAATTTTGAGGAGGTTGTGGCCAAATCCTCTCCAAGAGGTTTAAAATCAACAATGTCCTCCCGTAGTTGTGGAAATTTATTCCAACTATTTTAAAACCCATTGGAAATGTAACGAAAATTGAGGAGTCTAGGGTTACCCTCCCCCATTTAAATGCTAGGGATTTCATTTCATTTATTCTAAACATTGAAATTCTTGAAATTATTTTAGTTCAATTAGAAAAGAAGACGATAATTTATGAAATAGAGCTGCTTGGTTCATTAAATTCTTGTTTCTTGTACAAAAAGAATGACCATATGAGGAAAATTGTCCCAAATCCAAACTAAAACCTAAAGGGCCCTTTTAAATCTAATCTTGAAAAACCAACTAAAATTAATCAACCCATGGGgaaaaataattaacaaaatagCTTTGACATTAAGAATGATACTTAAATGGAAGTTAAATATAATGAGATAACCCTCAAAATGATGGTTTTCTAGATGCCTTAATTATTAAGAAGGATAACCTCCCCCTCATTGTCACACTATTAATGATGACACATTGGTTATCAAAGCTAGGAACTCATATGTTCCTAACAACACTGCATTGATAGctcaaaaacaaaaggaaaattgcTCACCTACGCCAAAGAACACCCAACAGATAGCCTTAGAAAGTATCAAGGCCAAAGCTAATGATATTTGTAGTAGAATTGTTGCCCCAATATCTAACCAAAGGTTGTTAAACTTAAACTCGACCATAAATTCTTGCCTAAAATTGACTAATGAGCTCCTAGTAATGGGTTGGTACTTTCTTGCTATTATCCTCTATTTTTAGATTTTGGTACTATTAGTTCTTCTTCAAAAGATGAACTCTACTAGAAAAGataataaacaaataaaacaaattaaaaggTCAAGGAACCTTGATTTTAGTAGTGAAAAAAAGGTGGCCAAAAAAAAGGCAAAGAGGATAAGATCTCCAAATGCTTTGATAAGTTGTATGATAATCATAATGATGCCTCCATCCATAATTCTAAATGAACCTAAATGTTTGTAGTTGGAATGTGAGGAGGTGGGAATATTTTAATAGAAAATATATGGTTTGATCCATTTGTAAGGATAGACCCtatctagatctttgtctccaataAGTTTAAAAGGTAGGGTTCTAGCTAGACTATGTTATGAACTTTATATGTAAATATGCAAAACTATTTGCTACTAGGCATGAAAAAGGTGAGGGGGCACTACTATACTACTACATCCCAAATGGACAAATGTTGTTTCATAGTCCAAGGGATTTCACCTTGTAACAAATTGGTATGGGTCATGATGAAAACTTACTCAGAAAATTTTGGTCTCTACTCTTTCTATGCTTCTAATGATTATAAGAAAAGATATGGCCTTTGGAATTGGATTGTGGAAAATCTTCCTAGTATCCCATGGATTATCACAAGGGACTTTGATATGATTGAATGTAAGGAAGACAAGCAGGGGGAAAGATATGCTTTGGAAAGGTAATGAGTTATTTTTTTGTCTCTCTTAGCTCTCcattatcttgatgatggatcacatgtgtgatccaaaatgttgataaaaaaatcaCGCACAGTCTAATTGATGAGTCTTGGGATTGTCCTAGTTTTTACTTATCTCATGTTACTTTTATCAGACTTATTAGACttattattgtaaagctctaatgctaatagtaaacaagatgagggggggaggggggtgaatcatacaaactcaatcttcaatatattcaacagattcaacctcggtagcttatacttcagaataaataaccaaaactgtaaaacattcaaactcatgaacagataacatcacaacacatttaacaccagatttaacatggaaacccaaatagggaaaaaccaatctgggatttcagacccactaagaaatatacccttctagagtatgctcggttaaaagcaaatcctattaaagattacaaacacattgctagatgtgacccggttaagggatttccctcagacttgttagagtcttgcactttgttagaagtgaccttgtcaaaggatttcaaacactcatttagaatgttaccttgctaaagggtttacaaataagactattagctccactcggttaagagatttcctgtcacttacaaaataaacaatagtaaaaatatatctgcaacttcacatctgaaatgctaaagcagattcttatttgctcaaaacaatcttgtcataagacttatctaatcccttgatgggcttgctaggcttctcaatctgttcttcaatcagatcttcaagcttctgagctcagtaaacattcttgtagcatcactgtgcatacatttgcccgcatgtagtgtttatcaacaattccttatttataaacaatttctaaccacttaatctccttgatcgcatttcccatgatcaatcttagccatcagatcatcaaacttgactaggttcaatgtatccttcgatatgaaaacgttttaccttgccttggaacttgcattccttcctaggaacttgtgctaggttattgcggttcaatctgtgttgtagatcttcctcttgtattttcattgtcgtagattcttaacaaacttcttgtgcgacaaaccaatcatttattcatctccagctcatcagcatccttcattaaatgatgcttttatccatccaatgcgatctattataactcggttgttactcggttaatacggaacttcactcggtagacattctgccttcattaaccgatatcgataaccttaggttttaccgactaggtaccttagggtttaccgactaggttctttgctcggtgacataatatagtattaaacttataatcaacaacatgtgtaggatatcaaaacaatcaaaacaacatgatctcatcattgtctaactcggtaatagttgcccattgaataacttatatctcccctttattatcacattctttctgtgtcacttactgacctcctaatactcatcagcacatacttctcaagatatggcaacatcatactgaatcagaaaatcaatttcttaacatcaatgacaaaataatattataaagacagtaatcatccttcttcagttatatcaacaatctccaacaaccttctcaatatccttattgaaatgccaacaatctcctttctattgtaatgccaacaattatATGCTTTAATTATCCTCTAAACCATATTATCACTTGGTTTATGGTATATAAGTGACATGTTAAATATGAAGTATGCTATGTGTTTTTATAATTGGAATATTGTCaatatgttgtagatgatgatttaCATGGATAGATGCTTGTTGTAAAGGACTAGCATGTAGCTTGAAGGAACTACAACAAACTTGCAACTTGAGAGATCATTATTCACCTATAGCCAAAGGAAGTTCACCTTGTCAGTTCACGTGGAAGTAATCAAAGGTTATAGAGGGAAGTGTGATCGTGTTGAGTCTTTGATTGACTCTACCTAACAAACATGAATAATTTGTAGCATCATGAAAAACGATGAGGTTGTGCCTCATAAATTCAATTTAATATACTTGTGCACATTCTTGGTTTTGTGTTATCGCCCAATGAAAAAGTGTGCTTCAAAATAGGACTCCTATTAAAGTACTCGTTATTATAGTTCGaataaatcatcatcaacaatagGGAGGAACAACACATGTTTAGGATTAGTTGAAGAGAATAAATGTTCCACTCTCTCTCAAATTGTTTTAAAAGGGAGAGTTTTGTTCAAGTTCAGTTTGTCATTACAATATGCAATATTCTTTCAAATCAGTTAATAGTTGATCAATATGATATTGCAAAGTAGATTTTCTAAATCTATGTGAGTATCATTCTTATTGTTCAACTCAAGAATATGAATGGACAATGATTATTATACTTTGAGTTAGTCTACTATTACTTCCAATAGATTGCATTCCTTAAGTTGGCCACTTGAGGTAGGGTAACTCTCCTCTACTTTCCTTTAGTTAGATTAGTTTCATTTATTTATGCAATCATTAAATTACTATTActttattaaccattgttaattagtttataaattatgttaatgcaatcaTTTAGATAGAGTCTTGATTGGAACCGAATTAGTATAATGTTACTCGCACCCACTGTTGAGTCACTTTTCAAGTAACCCACAGAAACTATTGTATAAGATAATTTATGTTTCTTGCATTGTTATCCTTTCATtagttaatatttatttcatgcaaCAATGAAAGGCTTGAGAAACCTCTGCTATAGATATAGTGCCAGCATCATCCTAGAGTTACATCCCTCATTGATAATTATATGAGCCTCCACTTAGGACATTCACTTACCCATTGGTCACTTTGATAAGGCTAAGTGCATGATATTGTACACCAACCATATGTATGTAGTGGACACCAATCATTGTTTACGCCATTTTCGAGGATGGTGCTAAGGTTCAGGATCTTAAGTCTAGATTTGGTTGTTGTTTTTTGCTTTCAATCATTTATTGTTTGTTATTCTGTTTTCATTAAAATAGTTGTTTATTTCTAGCATTACGAACAATAGACTTTGAGATTAGTATCAAGCTGTTTACTAACAAGTGTAGGAAGACAACCCATAAGCTCAATATTTCAATTGCATGTGCTAACAAAGAGACTCAAGAGGAAGGTTTCTTCCCTCTGGACAACATATAGAGGACAATCTAGCTTCAAGAGGAGATCTAGGGGATTCACAAGAACCTATTCAAGAGCTAGAAGATCCAATTAGTGCACTTATAAATCCAACATCTTTTGATGGCATTCAACCACAAGAAGAAGAACTTGCCCAAGAGTACAAACAAGGAGTATTGGTAGCAATGGATGAAGCAAAAGTAGAGAATCTTGAAGTACCTATTACCTTTGAATTTCCTATCTCTGACAAAGAAATAGTAGCAACATCAAAGAACATACCTCCATCTGCTCTCCTAGTTTTCTATGGTCTAGTCATAGAAGAACCTAATACATTTCTATTTGAATTCAATGTACTATGCGAAAGTTATGACTATGTTACTAATGCCCACAAACTTAAGCTTTTTCTAGCAACCCTGAAGGATTATGCATTAAGATGGTTTATGGACTTAGGAATAAATTCAATCACTAGCTAGGCCGCAATGAAGGAAAATTTCTTGCAGAAGTATCAAGACTATTGCAGAGGTGGAGATACTAGGAAGGAGGATATCTTTAGGATGTCTTTGAGAGAGGATGAGTCTCTTGAGTACTATATGGAAAGGTTCCAATTTTGTCTAGAGAAATCTAGGAAGAACATGCTCACTCTAGAGTCCCTCAAGTTGGTCTTCGTAAGGGGGATTAATGAAGACTACATAAACACATTAAACCagatgggaggaggtgacattatcCAAGCAACATTTGATGACATTTGTAAACTGGATATGAACTACTCCAAGTTCACCTTGAGGAAGAAAAAGACTCCTAGGTTGCTTCCCACCATTTAGACATATACTGGTGTCTTGATGGTTGAATTAAGCAACCTGCTCTCTGACATGAAGGGGGATATAATCAATCACTTGGCAAATCAACTTAACACTCTTCACattaaaaagaaacaagaggaggtaGAGTCTACTCTTATAAAGTATTTGTTAGGTTCTGGATACAActgaggggagggtgaatcagttgtccaataaattcaaccaaaattaacttaaccaaaacttaatgcttaataccggtaaaccaaactttatgtcgatagacagttttatcagttaattgcagtaccgataaagattaatgcatgacacagaaagacaacaacatccgcaacacataacacaaatatttgtacgtggaaaccctgtaaggggaaaaaccacggtgggaaaccttacccacaatcaaataataataatgcagatagtatgtgtgtacaatatggattctgcacatgcagaaaggccagctgcctagagctcactactcaaccacaaaatgagagtcacattgactacaattggatggttaaatccaatgataatttactgcataaaatggcatcttcatatgttggactcagtaccagtttagttctgattgccttcacaaaaaccttccttcaaccttcaaataatgtctgcatgtatggctctgcttatttttgcatataccttattacaatttttttttccaatcgcatatcaatctcacaaatgagatcttacatttataccataacctaagaccaattgaataggtcggctcactaatttacaataaaatcaattacaaataaatcaatatccgatgcatgatgtcggctcaaatacatttacaataataataagtcatctccataacatgtcgtgttgatctagaatagatatgtctatcggtgcatatcctggacctatttgtcggtaacagcaaatatacaaacccgaataaacaaataaccaaatcaccaaaaccaagtgatcaaataatgtcttcgacataaccaagtagtctccaagtca from Cryptomeria japonica chromosome 3, Sugi_1.0, whole genome shotgun sequence harbors:
- the LOC131075796 gene encoding protein NRT1/ PTR FAMILY 5.10 produces the protein MENISSPSCEQPLLGSDIVQDGSTDLKGRPVSRLLTGGWAAALLIIGVEIAERLAYYGISANLITYLTSVMQETTATAAKNVNVWSGVASMLPLLGAFVADSYLGRYWTIFVSSLVYLLGLICLTLSASLTIFSPPTCVDTSYFCPKPSSFQLGFFFFSLYLVALGQGGHKPCLQAFGADQFDQEDPTERRHKSSFFNWWYFGLTSGLILFINIIMYIQENVGWGLGFGIPTMTMAIALSVFICGTKMYRHKFPSTSPMTRIIQVFVAAIHKWNLPVPSQEEQRESIIQEPFTSETTTKLLPTNQFRFLDKATVAAPLDLESKTDINWRLCTITQVEEVKLVLRLLPIWVACLMYGVVFAQSPTFFTKQGSTMDRKIIGDFEVPAATLQSFISLSIIVLVPVYDRIFVPLARSITGNERGITLLQRIGVGMFSSVLSMIVAAMIEMKRLQAAKEYGLIDKPHATIPLSIFWLLPQYILFGVSDVFTMIGLQEYFYDQMPDTMRSLGIALYLSVFGIGSFLSGMIISIVEELSSRGGGQNWFADNLNKAHLDYFYWLLAALSALFLCIYASFASCFIYKKVENITCKDEEIS